The Rhizobium viscosum genomic sequence CCTTGATGTTGGGGACATCCATGGCTGGCGGCTGCGCACCGTAATAGGCCACGCCTGCCTTCAGTTCGGGCGATTTGACCGCGAGGTTGTTGACCGCGCCGCCGCCCCAGCAAAAGCCGATCGCGCCGACATTGCCGTTCGCAGCCTCGAGCTTGGAAAGATAGACGACGGTCGCCTCGCCGTTTGCGACGGTCGTGGCCGCATCAAGCTTGCCGAACATCTCACGTGCCTGATCCTCATTCTCAGGCGTGCCGCCCTGCGGCGAGAGGAAATCCGGCGCGAGTGCCACGAAGCCTTCGAGCGCCATGCGGCGGGCGACATCGCGGATATGCGGGTTGAGGCCGCGGTTCTCATGGATGACGATGACCGCGCCGAGCTTGCCGGACGCATTCTTCGGCTGCACCAGATAACCTTTCATGTCACCGCCGCTGCCGGGATAGGTAATATCCTGGCCGCTCAGGCGATCGTCGTTTTCGGCGACGACCTCGGCGGCCGCCTTGTTGGCGGCAAGCAGCGGCGCGATTGCCGCAGCCGCGGTTGCCGAGCCGGCAAGCTTCGTGAGCTTATCCATGAAGCTCCGGCGATCCAGCGTCAGATGCGTATATTCATCATAGGCATTGATCATTGCCTGCGTAATGACGGGCTTTTCCATGACAGACCTCCTCTGTTCCCACCCCATGCCCAATCGGCAAGGGGGAACATAGGTCAGCAGCCGATAACGCAGGAACAAAACTGTGTTACCGGCCTAGCTGGAGAAGATCGCCTGAATCAGGAGAACAGCATCCAGCCGGCGAGCCAGGCCCACATGGCCCCCAGCACAACAAAACCGGCGGCAAAGAGCGGGCTGCGATAGCGCAGGTCGTTGCTGGTGACATGCACATAGGCATGCGCATATCGCAGGGCGACGAAAAGCCAGGCAAGCACGACGGCCACCAGATTATCCGCCTCGGTGATATAAAGAAGAATGCTGCAGGCATAGAAGAGCACGGGCAGCTCGAACTGGTTAGCGAGGCTGTTCTTGACATAGAGACTTTCGACCGGTTCGTCGCGGTTTTCGCGATAGTCGGATTTCTTCATCCGGCCCTCCTGGACCACCTTGCGGCGGCGCAGGCCAAGCAGCCCATAGAGAATATAGACCAGCAGAACATGGGCAAGCAAAGGCCAGAACATCTCGAAGCCGGTCATCATTATTTCCTTCGTTTACGCGACTGCGCGACCAGTAACGGAAAGGCCGGATGGATGCCAGAGCCGAGACGGCCCGCCATGGAGCGGGCCGGCTTCAGGGTCAGACCTGGGCGATACCGCCGTCGACGAAGATCTCGGCGCCGGTGATGAAACTCGAATCTTCTGTCGCAAGGAAGAGAGCCGTTGCGGCGATTTCTTCCGGGCGGCCGACGCGACCCATCGGAACCTGCGACGCCATATAATCCAGCAAGCCTTGCTGCTGTGCCTTGTCCTGGCCCGCGAGTTCAACGAGGCCTGTCGTTTCTGTCGGACCAGGGCTCAGCGTGTTGATGCGGATGCCGCGGTCCTTCAGGTCGAGGATCCAGTTGCGGGAGAAGTTGCGGATCGCTGCCTTCGACGCGGCATAGACGCTGAAGGCCGGCGTGCCTGATGCCCCCGCCGTGGAACCGGTCAGGATGACAGAGGAACCATGCCCGAGCAGCGGCAGCGCCTTCTGCACCGTAAAGAGCACGCCCTTCACATTACGCCCGAAGGTATCGTCATACTGTTCTTCGGTGATGGCGCCGAGTGGAGCGAACGAACCGCCGCCGGCATTGACGAAGAGTACATCGATGCGGCCGGCTTCTGCCTTCACCTGTTCATAGAGGCGGTCGAGATCGGCAAGCT encodes the following:
- a CDS encoding SDR family oxidoreductase, with protein sequence MTNRLNGKIALITGATSGIGLATAKRFAAEGARLFITGRRKDMLDAAVTEIGGNVTGVQADSAKLADLDRLYEQVKAEAGRIDVLFVNAGGGSFAPLGAITEEQYDDTFGRNVKGVLFTVQKALPLLGHGSSVILTGSTAGASGTPAFSVYAASKAAIRNFSRNWILDLKDRGIRINTLSPGPTETTGLVELAGQDKAQQQGLLDYMASQVPMGRVGRPEEIAATALFLATEDSSFITGAEIFVDGGIAQV
- a CDS encoding MAPEG family protein, producing MTGFEMFWPLLAHVLLVYILYGLLGLRRRKVVQEGRMKKSDYRENRDEPVESLYVKNSLANQFELPVLFYACSILLYITEADNLVAVVLAWLFVALRYAHAYVHVTSNDLRYRSPLFAAGFVVLGAMWAWLAGWMLFS
- a CDS encoding dienelactone hydrolase family protein → MEKPVITQAMINAYDEYTHLTLDRRSFMDKLTKLAGSATAAAAIAPLLAANKAAAEVVAENDDRLSGQDITYPGSGGDMKGYLVQPKNASGKLGAVIVIHENRGLNPHIRDVARRMALEGFVALAPDFLSPQGGTPENEDQAREMFGKLDAATTVANGEATVVYLSKLEAANGNVGAIGFCWGGGAVNNLAVKSPELKAGVAYYGAQPPAMDVPNIKAALLLHYAGLDDRINAGIDAYKKALEENGKKFQIYVYEGANHAFNNDTSAARYDKAAADLAWGRTVEFLKQNLA